In one Suricata suricatta isolate VVHF042 chromosome 9, meerkat_22Aug2017_6uvM2_HiC, whole genome shotgun sequence genomic region, the following are encoded:
- the EXOC3L4 gene encoding exocyst complex component 3-like protein 4, giving the protein MSSPQTVTSWPELHSPKESEKPQTPVQGTQQPSRGDAPSTHHEDTRPGLGTLRRAFSRASRRAVGQGSREDPGLLQRSSQFLLRSFRRSLSGGPAAAPEGDHGPESPDGGSQPSTARVGPEQPEQEEGKSVADLITERQLLAAFEQLRQLETRLAAQKASGTFEQDPTGYARRAMDVCLHYDGLAAEIDAIVRETLGPGVRLEVQPAYSAAGFPAWEAYLRAFHDAVAQRLQELARDARGCEQLYVLLDWAANVYSSADFLGAPDLTLSTEPLPPLLAPTVWARLESDYTSFLETKITSCFDSILQLEQSRWVSTEAPEVLQGLYHTPLSIDIHMLVAEHVNAAGAISAELEATTLHICSRALGLFLPRFEKAFLQSKVVSEPHLGASINAYEELRTSLLAKFPGTFEELEKPLVAAICTFQKRLLHGLQCDVQPLFRVLCTKAWLTQDVLQPLMDKVVAFAHHLEHVAPLRAQETLQEAHRYVVREYLAQVLRPRERFRGVERMTGSQKMGLDAQAIGDTFQGLGSEATWLGRAIPCIADILGETYKDDIGRHLETLIGSYPDIRRDHVVAILALRRLGHRRNKRLLQQAQNLLRAAAKAEGFRAAGSHVLFEEIQVPTSVDLLITCI; this is encoded by the exons ATGTCATCGCCGCAGACAGTGACCTCCTGGCCGGAACTGCACAGCCCCAAGGAGTCGGAGAAGCCGCAGACCCCAGTGCAGGGTACTCAGCAGCCAAGCCGGGGGGACGCGCCCAGCACCCACCACGAGGACACTCGGCCCGGCCTGGGCACGCTGCGGCGGGCCTTCTCCCGGGCAAGCCGGCGGGCCGTGGGCCAGGGCTCCCGGGAGGACCCGGGCCTGCTCCAACGGAGCTCCCAGTTCCTGCTCCGCTCCTTCCGGCGCTCCCTGAGTGGTGGCCCGGCTGCAGCTCCAGAGGGAGACCACGGCCCAGAGAGCCCGGATGGTGGCAGCCAGCCGTCAACCGCCCGGGTGGGGCCTGAGCAACCAGAACAGGAGGAAG GCAAATCGGTGGCGGACCTCATCACGGAGCGGCAACTGCTGGCGGCCTTCGAGCAGCTGCGGCAGCTGGAGACGCGGCTCGCGGCGCAGAAAGCGTCCGGCACCTTCGAGCAGGACCCCACCGGCTACGCGCGGCGCGCCATGGACGTGTGCCTGCACTACGACGGGCTGGCAGCGGAGATCGACGCCATCGTGCGCGAGACGCTGGGCCCGGG GGTGCGGCTGGAGGTGCAGCCCGCGTACTCGGCCGCTGGCTTCCCGGCGTGGGAGGCCTACCTGCGCGCCTTCCACGACGCGGTGGCCCAGCGCCTCCAGGAGCTCGCGCGCGACGCCCGGGGCTGCGAGCAGCTCTATGTCCTGCTGGACTGGGCCGCCAATGTCTACAGCAG TGCGGACTTCCTGGGTGCCCCGGACCTGACTCTGTCCACAGAGCCGCTGCCCCCACTCCTGGCACCCACCGTGTGGGCGCGCCTAGAGAGCGACTACACCAGCTTCCTAGAG ACCAAGATCACAAGCTGCTTCGATAGCATCCTGCAGCTAGAGCAGAGTCGCTGGGTGTCCACCGAGGCCCCCGAGGTGCTCCAGGGCCTCTACCACACGCCGCTGTCCATTGACATCCACATG CTCGTGGCCGAGCATGTGAATGCAGCTGGTGCCATCTCTGCAGAACTGGAGGCCACCACCCTGCACATCTGCTCACGGGCGCTTGGCCTTTTTCTGCCCAG GTTTGAAAAGGCTTTTCTGCAGTCGAAGGTGGTGAGCGAACCTCACCTGGGCGCCAGTATCAACGCCTACGAGGAGCTCAG GACCAGTCTTCTGGCCAAGTTCCCAGGCACCTTTGAAGAGCTGGAGAAACCTCTAGTGGCCGCCATCTGTACCTTCCAGAAGCGGCTGCTCCACGGCTTGCAGTGTGATGTGCAG CCACTTTTCAGGGTCCTGTGCACCAAGGCCTGGCTGACACAGGACGTGCTACAGCCCCTCATGGACAAAGTGGTGGCCTTCGCCCACCACCTGGAGCACGTGGCCCCACTGCGGGCACAG GAGACTCTGCAGGAGGCACACCGATACGTGGTCCGCGAGTACCTGGCGCAGGTGCTGAGGCCTCGGGAGCGCTTCCGCGGTGTCGAGCGCATGACTGGCTCCCAGAAGATGGGGCTCGACGCCCAGGCCATTGGCGACACCTTCCAGGGCTTG GGCTCAGAGGCCACGTGGCTGGGCCGCGCTATCCCGTGCATCGCTGACATTCTCGGGGAGACTTACAAGGACGACATCGGGCGGCACCTGGAGACACTCATCGGGAGCTACCCAGACATCAG GCGGGACCACGTGGTGGCCATCCTGGCCCTGCGCAGACTGGGCCATCGGCGCAACAAGCGCCTCCTGCAGCAGGCCCAGAACCTGCTGAGGGCTGCGGCCAAGGCAGAGGGCTTCCGAGCTGCTGGAAGCCATGTGCTCTTCGAAGAGATCCAAGTGCCTACCTCCGTGGACCTGCTGATCACCTGCATCTAA